The Leptospira wolffii serovar Khorat str. Khorat-H2 genome has a segment encoding these proteins:
- a CDS encoding AbrB/MazE/SpoVT family DNA-binding domain-containing protein, producing MRVSVVKIGNSKGIRIPKAVLEECHIEEKVDLLIDKNKIIIVPLKTKPREGWEKQFKTMSERKEDKLLISDSIDLSIKDWEW from the coding sequence ATGAGAGTTTCTGTTGTAAAAATAGGCAATTCAAAGGGTATAAGAATACCGAAGGCAGTTTTGGAGGAATGTCATATTGAGGAAAAAGTAGATTTACTTATCGATAAAAATAAAATTATTATAGTTCCTCTCAAAACTAAACCCAGAGAAGGGTGGGAAAAGCAGTTTAAAACAATGTCTGAAAGAAAAGAAGATAAATTGCTTATTTCTGATTCTATTGATTTATCTATTAAGGATTGGGAATGGTAA
- a CDS encoding CopG family transcriptional regulator — MARFESLGQVIGGKVRKFMKKKTKYTDAPTSISSSIKSSVVIDDFLPPPSKLVLKEDNSKITIVLSKKSISFFKEQSKRSGVPYQTMIKKVLDLYTEHYAHK, encoded by the coding sequence ATGGCAAGATTCGAATCATTGGGGCAGGTTATTGGAGGCAAGGTAAGAAAGTTTATGAAAAAGAAAACGAAATACACTGATGCACCAACATCTATATCATCTTCAATTAAATCTTCTGTTGTAATCGATGATTTCCTTCCTCCTCCGAGTAAGCTTGTCCTAAAAGAGGATAATTCTAAAATAACCATAGTCTTAAGTAAGAAGAGTATTTCATTCTTTAAAGAGCAATCTAAAAGATCTGGAGTTCCTTATCAGACTATGATTAAAAAGGTCCTGGATTTATATACTGAGCATTATGCTCATAAATGA
- a CDS encoding BrnT family toxin, producing MEFEWDPAKNEENLRKHGIDFYEAQRAFLDPNRVVTLDVIHSLDSEKRYYCFGLIDSHVSTVRFTIRNGKIRIIGAGYWRQGKKVYEKENEIH from the coding sequence ATGGAGTTTGAATGGGATCCTGCAAAGAATGAAGAAAATTTGCGGAAACATGGAATTGACTTCTATGAGGCTCAAAGAGCTTTCTTAGATCCTAACCGTGTCGTTACTTTAGATGTCATTCATTCTTTAGATTCGGAAAAGAGATATTATTGTTTTGGCCTTATTGATTCGCATGTATCAACCGTAAGATTTACTATTAGAAATGGCAAGATTCGAATCATTGGGGCAGGTTATTGGAGGCAAGGTAAGAAAGTTTATGAAAAAGAAAACGAAATACACTGA
- a CDS encoding HigA family addiction module antitoxin yields the protein MKKWIKNPHPGDILNEEFLKPLGLSAYQLYKDTGIPQSRLSEIMHGKRSISANYALKLGKYFDLPPQFWLGLQNDFDLLDAERKIHSQLLKIKKYTVKKVKTPSMA from the coding sequence ATGAAGAAATGGATAAAAAACCCGCATCCAGGAGATATTCTTAATGAGGAATTTCTTAAACCTTTAGGTTTGAGCGCCTATCAACTCTATAAGGATACCGGTATTCCGCAATCACGTCTTAGTGAAATAATGCATGGGAAAAGAAGTATCTCTGCAAATTATGCACTGAAGTTAGGTAAGTATTTTGACCTTCCTCCTCAATTCTGGTTAGGTTTACAGAATGATTTTGATCTTTTGGATGCAGAAAGAAAGATTCATAGTCAGTTATTAAAAATTAAGAAATATACGGTTAAGAAAGTTAAGACGCCATCCATGGCTTAA
- a CDS encoding type II toxin-antitoxin system RelE/ParE family toxin yields the protein MLTISVSIGKLIKSFENKDTEKIWKGLFVKSIPNQISEIALRKLRIINNAQNVENLKSPPGNKLELLFGNRKGQYSIRIND from the coding sequence ATGCTTACAATTTCTGTAAGTATAGGTAAATTGATTAAAAGTTTTGAGAATAAGGATACTGAAAAGATCTGGAAGGGTTTATTCGTTAAATCAATCCCAAATCAGATTTCGGAAATAGCTCTTAGAAAACTGAGGATAATAAACAACGCTCAAAATGTTGAAAATCTGAAATCGCCACCAGGAAATAAGTTAGAATTACTTTTTGGGAATAGGAAGGGGCAGTATAGCATAAGAATAAATGATTAA
- a CDS encoding type II toxin-antitoxin system death-on-curing family toxin: protein MKKEPRWLNRKIVEAIHLDQVKQHGGSQGIRDQGLLESALDRPKNKYAYDSSANLFDLASSLCIGMAKNHPFIDGNKRIAYMATYVFLGLNGYSIEVPEEEVVSIMLRVADGSIDEINLSTWLKDSSNPRK, encoded by the coding sequence ATGAAGAAAGAACCAAGATGGTTAAATAGGAAAATAGTCGAAGCAATTCATTTAGATCAAGTAAAACAGCATGGTGGATCACAAGGGATCCGAGACCAGGGCCTTCTCGAATCTGCTCTTGATCGTCCGAAAAACAAATATGCATATGATTCATCAGCAAATCTTTTTGATTTAGCTTCTTCATTATGCATAGGTATGGCTAAGAACCATCCCTTTATTGATGGCAATAAGCGTATAGCATACATGGCCACGTATGTATTTCTTGGATTGAATGGTTATAGCATAGAAGTTCCGGAAGAAGAAGTTGTTTCAATTATGCTTCGAGTCGCTGATGGAAGCATAGATGAAATTAATTTATCAACTTGGTTAAAAGATAGTTCAAATCCTCGTAAGTAA
- a CDS encoding AbrB/MazE/SpoVT family DNA-binding domain-containing protein, giving the protein MDASSVKKTTIRAIGNSAGATIPKVLLEKYNFHEGDTVFLLETEAGILLSPYDPDFEEAMDVYQEGSKKYRNALRELAK; this is encoded by the coding sequence ATGGATGCTTCATCAGTGAAAAAGACAACAATTAGGGCAATAGGGAATTCTGCAGGAGCTACTATTCCTAAAGTACTTTTAGAAAAGTATAATTTCCATGAAGGGGATACCGTCTTTCTTTTAGAAACAGAAGCAGGTATTCTTCTATCTCCATATGATCCCGACTTTGAAGAAGCAATGGATGTTTATCAAGAAGGTTCTAAAAAATACCGTAATGCCTTAAGAGAATTGGCTAAATGA
- a CDS encoding PIN domain-containing protein — protein MILVDTSVWIEFFRGNEPYFGELKNLIESSEVIVHEVVFGELLQGCKNKTEVSFILEYWENLNTLTSDGSFLLAGKLSFENKHIDKGIGLIDSVLINEVRSKKLQLWTLDKKILKVLDKKEIYLSKGKHVG, from the coding sequence ATGATTCTTGTAGATACATCAGTTTGGATTGAATTTTTCAGAGGAAATGAGCCTTATTTTGGTGAATTAAAGAATCTTATCGAATCATCTGAAGTAATAGTTCATGAAGTTGTTTTTGGAGAATTACTTCAAGGCTGTAAGAATAAGACCGAAGTATCTTTTATTCTAGAATATTGGGAAAATCTAAATACATTAACTTCAGATGGAAGTTTCTTGTTAGCGGGTAAACTTTCTTTTGAGAATAAGCATATTGATAAAGGAATCGGGCTAATTGATTCGGTTCTTATTAATGAAGTTAGAAGTAAGAAGCTTCAACTTTGGACATTAGATAAAAAGATTCTCAAAGTTTTAGATAAGAAAGAAATCTATTTGAGTAAAGGCAAGCACGTCGGCTAA
- a CDS encoding DUF2191 domain-containing protein, whose product MKVTAILPDDLIAEVQKYSGGKNITDSLQKALSEWLKQAKIRNLNAKLHKSPLSFQEGFSGENIRNLNRSR is encoded by the coding sequence ATGAAAGTGACTGCGATACTACCAGACGATCTCATTGCCGAGGTTCAAAAGTATTCTGGAGGCAAAAATATAACTGATTCACTCCAGAAAGCCCTCTCAGAGTGGTTAAAACAGGCTAAAATAAGGAATTTAAACGCGAAGCTACATAAATCCCCACTTTCGTTCCAGGAAGGCTTCTCTGGGGAAAATATCCGTAATCTGAATCGTAGCAGATGA